One region of Triticum aestivum cultivar Chinese Spring chromosome 6B, IWGSC CS RefSeq v2.1, whole genome shotgun sequence genomic DNA includes:
- the LOC123135316 gene encoding uncharacterized protein — MEGRKKERVMAGAVFLLVILLSAQRLPVGVADPMSPFCQCYLGCFGFDPECSGEGWQRCHDYCCAIACRFPGDADFDSVCEGSGGQQTCSSTETTGYGC, encoded by the coding sequence AtggaggggaggaagaaggagagagtgATGGCCGGCGCCGTCTTTCTGCTCGTCATCCTGCTGTCGGCCCAGCGGCTGCCGGTCGGGGTTGCCGACCCCATGTCGCCGTTCTGCCAGTGCTACCTGGGCTGCTTTGGGTTTGACCCAGAGTGCAGTGGCGAAGGGTGGCAGAGGTGCCATGATTACTGCTGCGCCATAGCGTGCCGCTTCCCTGGGGACGCCGACTTCGACAGTGTGTGCGAGGGGTCCGGCGGGCAGCAGACTTGTAGTAGCACGGAGACCACCGGCTACggttgttga
- the LOC123133720 gene encoding uncharacterized protein, producing the protein MPVDPMSKVLDDDNLLIEILLLIGYPTTLICAALVCKRWFCHASDPAFLCRFRKLHPPRLLGVYFKTRANHSRFVPMLPQPPENDAVISCASSVDAHKLMLDDWNDIIFTKTFNNCDEEPG; encoded by the coding sequence ATGCCTGTTGACCCCATGTCCAAGGTGCTCGACGATGATAACCTTCTCATCGAGATCCTCCTGCTAATCGGCTACCCCACCACCCTCATCTGCGCTGCTCTCGTCTGCAAACGTTGGTTCTGTCATGCCTCTGACCCTGCCTTCCTCTGCCGCTTCCGCAAGCTCCACCCTCCCCGCCTCCTTGGCGTATATTTCAAGACCAGGGCGAACCACTCACGCTTTGTGCCGATGCTACCACAGCCCCCAGAGAATGATGCAGTCATCAGCTGCGCAAGCTCCGTGGATGCACATAAACTCATGTTGGATGACTGGAATGACATCATCTTCACCAAAACATTTAACAACTGCGATGAAGAACCCGGATGA